In a single window of the Verrucomicrobiota bacterium genome:
- a CDS encoding peroxiredoxin, producing MLKIGDKLPTFSGQAYMPDGNFKEIHSSDFHGRWLVVFFWPLDFTFVCPTEIKGFNNLFEDFKKAGVDILGVSTDSEYSHKAWVEADAKNGGLGAVKFPLYADTTRHVTESFGCLFAEKGIAYRGTFIFDQDSILQSYTVNTLHAGRSVKETLRTLQALQAGGLAPCEWEPGKDLIKV from the coding sequence ATGCTTAAAATCGGTGATAAACTTCCCACATTTTCGGGTCAGGCCTATATGCCTGACGGTAACTTCAAAGAAATCCACAGTTCGGACTTCCACGGTCGTTGGCTCGTGGTTTTCTTTTGGCCTCTCGACTTCACTTTCGTGTGTCCTACAGAGATTAAAGGGTTTAATAACCTTTTCGAGGATTTCAAGAAGGCGGGTGTCGATATTCTCGGTGTCTCCACGGACAGTGAATACTCCCACAAAGCCTGGGTCGAAGCTGATGCTAAAAACGGTGGACTCGGAGCCGTTAAATTCCCGCTTTATGCCGACACCACTCGCCACGTGACTGAATCTTTCGGTTGCCTCTTTGCTGAGAAAGGAATCGCTTACCGCGGCACCTTTATTTTTGACCAGGATAGTATCCTCCAGAGCTACACGGTAAATACCCTCCATGCAGGACGCAGTGTCAAAGAAACCCTTCGCACACTCCAAGCCCTCCAAGCCGGTGGTTTAGCGCCCTGTGAATGGGAGCCCGGTAAAGACCTGATCAAGGTGTGA